Proteins found in one Amycolatopsis umgeniensis genomic segment:
- a CDS encoding TetR/AcrR family transcriptional regulator, translating into MAGSPAAERGQIARRRLLEAAVALVPELGWSAVSTRILAERAGVTPSVVHYHFPSLQALLIEAVLGAMREVAVAFEPALEAAGTPEAAVDALLASVGEYTGTDPMSLLFAEAYLAATREDTLRQGIREILTGLRTRFGGWLAERGVTDAEATAEVLFATVDGLLLHRALEPESGGGVIPAVLHRLVR; encoded by the coding sequence GTGGCAGGCTCCCCGGCCGCGGAACGTGGTCAGATCGCGCGGCGGCGGTTACTCGAAGCCGCGGTCGCACTGGTGCCCGAACTCGGCTGGTCCGCGGTCAGCACCCGGATCCTCGCCGAACGCGCGGGGGTGACCCCGAGCGTCGTGCACTACCACTTCCCGTCGTTGCAAGCCCTGCTGATCGAGGCTGTTTTGGGAGCGATGCGCGAGGTCGCCGTCGCTTTCGAACCGGCGCTGGAGGCGGCCGGAACACCCGAGGCCGCGGTGGACGCGTTGCTGGCGTCGGTCGGCGAGTACACCGGAACCGACCCGATGTCGTTGCTGTTCGCCGAGGCGTACCTGGCCGCGACCCGCGAAGACACCCTGCGCCAAGGCATCCGGGAGATCCTCACCGGCTTGCGCACCAGGTTCGGCGGCTGGCTGGCGGAGCGCGGAGTGACCGACGCCGAGGCCACGGCCGAGGTGCTTTTCGCGACGGTGGACGGGCTTCTGCTGCATCGCGCGCTCGAACCGGAGTCCGGCGGCGGGGTCATCCCGGCCGTCCTGCACAGGCTGGTCCGCTGA
- a CDS encoding FAD-dependent oxidoreductase — translation MKVAICGAGITGLALAHRLAARDIEVVVLERAPRPREQGYMIDFFGPGYDAVEEMGLLPEVENVAYRVDEASLLDEHGRRRAAIDYVQFAKSVRGRLCSIMRPDLERVLRETLPSTVDVRFGAGVTEFEDLGDRVRVTSADGEVLEADLLVGADGIHSTVRRLVFGDEDRFLRYLGFHTAAFVFEDEAIRDQVGERFCLTDTIGRQMGFYGLRDGKLAAFAVHRATDPALPADARDALRANYGSLGWAVPRALDLCPPAEEVYYDQVAQVEMPSWSRGRVVLVGDACYAVSLLAGQGASLGITGAFVLAEQLTRASSIENAFAEYEKLVRPVVTEKQHVARRGARWFLPANRLLLQARRIFLRVAKLPGLERPLAAAVTGKSTALVTNLRQGTEVGRPMS, via the coding sequence ATGAAGGTGGCGATCTGCGGTGCCGGGATCACCGGTTTGGCGCTCGCGCACCGGCTCGCGGCGCGAGACATCGAAGTCGTGGTGCTCGAACGCGCCCCGAGGCCCAGGGAGCAGGGCTACATGATCGACTTCTTCGGCCCGGGTTACGACGCGGTCGAGGAGATGGGCCTGCTGCCCGAGGTCGAGAACGTCGCGTACCGAGTGGACGAAGCGAGCCTGCTGGACGAACACGGACGCCGCCGGGCCGCGATCGACTACGTCCAGTTCGCCAAGTCGGTGCGGGGCAGGCTGTGCAGCATCATGCGGCCCGATCTCGAACGGGTGTTGCGTGAGACGCTACCGTCCACAGTGGACGTCCGGTTCGGTGCCGGGGTCACGGAGTTCGAGGATCTCGGCGACCGCGTGCGGGTGACCTCGGCGGACGGCGAGGTGCTCGAAGCCGATCTCCTGGTGGGGGCCGACGGAATCCATTCGACCGTCCGGCGGCTGGTCTTCGGTGATGAGGACCGGTTCCTGCGGTATCTCGGATTCCACACGGCCGCGTTCGTCTTCGAGGACGAAGCGATCCGCGACCAGGTGGGGGAGCGGTTCTGCCTCACCGACACCATCGGCAGGCAGATGGGCTTCTACGGTCTCCGCGACGGCAAGCTCGCCGCGTTCGCCGTACACCGCGCCACCGATCCCGCCCTGCCCGCCGACGCGCGAGACGCGCTCCGCGCGAACTACGGCTCGCTCGGCTGGGCCGTACCCCGAGCGCTCGATCTCTGCCCACCCGCCGAAGAGGTGTACTACGACCAGGTCGCCCAGGTCGAAATGCCGTCCTGGAGCCGCGGCCGAGTCGTCCTCGTCGGCGACGCCTGCTACGCCGTCTCGCTCCTTGCCGGACAGGGCGCCTCCCTCGGGATCACGGGCGCGTTCGTGCTGGCCGAGCAACTCACGCGGGCGAGCTCGATCGAGAACGCTTTCGCGGAGTACGAAAAGCTGGTCCGCCCCGTGGTCACCGAGAAGCAGCACGTCGCCCGCCGCGGAGCACGATGGTTCCTGCCCGCGAACCGGCTCCTGCTCCAAGCGCGCCGGATCTTCCTGCGCGTGGCGAAGCTCCCGGGCCTCGAACGTCCCCTCGCCGCCGCCGTCACGGGCAAATCGACGGCGCTGGTGACGAATCTGAGGCAAGGGACCGAGGTGGGCCGGCCTATGTCCTGA
- a CDS encoding DUF222 domain-containing protein: protein MASNDAPQTTPAEWWRVDTATLHARKQELEVLKRQLDSEQNAILAEINIRGVRGCSGHSTLAAMIFEDFHVSVKEADARADRVLALHPGVAVGGDRVPPLAPLTAEAAAEGAIGGSQIDAIIGALARIPSFVPEEDVRGGEKILVDLARHAGPRAIAQAGRRLLDELDPDGKEPRDENPKDTRPELRFVKHRNGTLGLKGTLDLETYARLKSDLDPMAKPHKAIDGVRDSRTQDERYGDAFTDYVRLKTTSRNLPGQAGEATHILVTMSYEDLISDLGEAHLDLVGPISATDARILACDARVRPGVLGTAGEPLDIGRSKRTVSLAQKYALTIRDGGCAFPGCDMPVPRCTAHHIVFWEHHGETKIDNLVLLCTKHHRLIHHSQWKVRIAQDGLPEFTAPAYLDPTGQPRRNTMHLRT, encoded by the coding sequence GTGGCCAGCAACGATGCACCCCAGACGACACCCGCCGAGTGGTGGCGTGTCGACACGGCGACGCTGCATGCCCGCAAGCAGGAACTCGAAGTCCTCAAACGTCAGTTGGATTCGGAGCAGAACGCGATCCTGGCGGAAATCAATATCCGTGGGGTTCGGGGGTGTTCGGGTCATTCGACGTTGGCGGCGATGATTTTCGAGGATTTTCACGTCAGCGTGAAGGAAGCCGATGCACGAGCTGACCGGGTACTGGCGCTACATCCCGGTGTGGCGGTGGGTGGTGATCGGGTGCCACCGCTGGCGCCGCTGACCGCTGAGGCCGCTGCTGAAGGGGCGATCGGTGGCTCGCAGATCGACGCGATCATCGGGGCCCTGGCGCGGATCCCGTCCTTCGTCCCGGAGGAAGACGTGCGGGGTGGGGAGAAGATCCTGGTGGATCTCGCCCGGCACGCCGGGCCCCGCGCGATCGCCCAAGCCGGGCGGCGGTTGCTGGACGAGCTGGACCCGGACGGGAAAGAGCCCCGGGACGAGAACCCCAAAGACACGCGCCCGGAGTTGCGGTTCGTCAAACACCGCAACGGCACCCTCGGTCTCAAAGGCACTCTCGATCTGGAGACCTACGCACGCTTGAAGTCCGACCTCGACCCCATGGCCAAACCGCACAAGGCCATCGACGGTGTCCGGGACTCCCGCACCCAAGACGAACGCTACGGCGACGCCTTCACCGACTACGTGAGGTTGAAGACCACCAGCCGCAACCTTCCCGGCCAAGCCGGAGAAGCCACCCACATCCTGGTGACCATGTCCTACGAGGACCTCATCAGCGACCTCGGTGAAGCACACCTGGACCTGGTCGGTCCGATCAGCGCCACCGACGCCCGCATCCTCGCCTGCGACGCCCGCGTGCGGCCTGGGGTTCTCGGTACCGCGGGCGAGCCCTTGGATATCGGCAGGTCGAAACGGACCGTGTCGTTGGCGCAGAAGTACGCGCTCACCATCCGCGACGGAGGCTGCGCCTTCCCGGGCTGCGACATGCCGGTACCACGCTGTACCGCACACCACATCGTTTTCTGGGAACACCACGGCGAAACGAAAATCGACAACCTCGTGCTCCTGTGCACCAAACACCACCGGCTCATCCACCACAGCCAATGGAAAGTCCGGATCGCTCAGGATGGCCTGCCCGAATTCACCGCCCCGGCCTACCTTGACCCCACTGGCCAACCGAGGCGCAACACCATGCACCTCAGGACATAG
- a CDS encoding beta-ketoacyl-ACP synthase 3, translating into MTPLPVRIAGTGVHLPPDVVTNRRLAETLDTSDEWIVNRTGIRERRWLAPDLATSDMCVAAAHPALAAAGCAVRDVDAIVVATYTYDQPLPSTALIVKEALGAFRALTFDITQAACANGVQALFLGSLLVRTGAARRVLVIAADSASRVTDPEDRTTRVFFGDAAGAAVLTGATTPGTGLLGWDFGAELSYDVEIPAGGSRQPAGATTFADRRHYLKMNGRTVWDTATRCLPDSVLNATAKAGLTVDDVAHFFLHQANLNIVRAAMDKLGVPRDRAPITVDRLGNTGSAGVFTVLHKGFSEGTVRPGDAFVVSAIGAGFQWGTLCFRA; encoded by the coding sequence GTGACCCCGCTACCCGTGCGGATCGCCGGCACCGGCGTCCACCTGCCACCGGACGTCGTCACCAACCGGCGGCTCGCCGAAACCCTCGACACCTCCGACGAGTGGATCGTCAACCGCACCGGGATCCGGGAACGCCGTTGGCTGGCACCGGATCTCGCCACCTCGGACATGTGCGTGGCCGCCGCGCACCCCGCGCTCGCCGCGGCGGGGTGCGCGGTGAGGGACGTCGACGCGATCGTCGTCGCGACCTACACCTACGACCAGCCCCTGCCCTCGACGGCCCTGATCGTCAAGGAAGCGCTCGGCGCTTTCCGGGCGCTCACCTTCGACATCACGCAAGCGGCCTGCGCGAACGGTGTCCAGGCACTGTTCCTCGGCTCCCTGCTGGTGCGCACCGGTGCGGCGCGACGGGTCCTGGTGATCGCGGCCGACAGCGCGTCCCGCGTGACCGATCCGGAAGACCGCACCACCCGGGTCTTCTTCGGCGACGCCGCGGGCGCAGCCGTCCTGACCGGGGCGACGACGCCCGGCACCGGACTGCTCGGCTGGGACTTCGGCGCCGAACTGTCCTACGACGTCGAGATCCCGGCGGGCGGCTCGCGGCAGCCCGCCGGCGCGACGACGTTCGCGGACAGGCGGCACTACCTCAAGATGAACGGCCGGACCGTCTGGGACACCGCCACCCGATGCCTCCCGGACAGTGTCTTGAACGCCACCGCCAAGGCCGGGCTGACCGTGGACGACGTGGCCCATTTCTTCCTGCACCAAGCCAACCTGAACATCGTGCGGGCGGCGATGGACAAACTCGGCGTACCCCGTGACCGCGCGCCGATCACCGTCGACCGGCTCGGCAACACCGGCTCCGCGGGCGTGTTCACCGTGCTGCACAAGGGTTTCTCGGAGGGCACCGTGCGGCCGGGTGACGCTTTCGTGGTCTCGGCGATCGGGGCGGGGTTCCAGTGGGGCACTCTGTGCTTCCGGGCTTAA
- a CDS encoding ThiF family adenylyltransferase, with product MTDLNHPWSVTAFLGADACLLDSVRELRARILFDRGRRPAFRRADGSHTDDQDLDFGAWHFIARQHPDGPPLGYIRLSTPATGDNFQSRSYLGAGRYEDLLATQGVEPGRVFEHSRLVVEHRSRKLGLGQYLNALAIGAAHHLGAHAMIGTSGTKDGQDRFHEQFGFRAMPGTRRYVEQYTEDVVIMFHLAADGGGRHHDLVTRLRDEFPRIAASAPAALTGGSPSGRAAPAALADVSGPDRDRWRPTLLAPRDPEDFAALTALLATGDVREVHDTIDEQLAELIRSREPSCRDAAEIEDRKREQLAGLANWEYGTWAWYPWSRRLVHILPRDEFRLVRTDRNRGKVDRPEQRRLLGKRIGIIGLSVGNSAALTFALEGIGGAYALADFDDFSLSNLNRLRAGVHELGVNKAVLSARQMFEIDPYLDIEIHRGGLTEDNIEAFFTGGIDLLIEECDTPWVKVAAREYARDLRIPVVMDCNDRGMLDVERFDLEPDRPLLHGLLGDIKSVDVAELSHQEKVDLILAMVDARRISPELAASFGELGRTLSSWPQLASGVALGGALCGEAARRILLGLPCASGRFYTDLDRQLSPERSTVT from the coding sequence TTGACGGATCTCAACCACCCGTGGAGCGTCACCGCGTTCCTCGGGGCCGACGCCTGCCTGCTCGATTCCGTCCGCGAACTCCGCGCGCGGATCCTGTTCGACCGCGGCCGCCGTCCGGCCTTTCGCCGGGCGGACGGCTCGCATACCGATGACCAGGACCTCGACTTCGGCGCCTGGCATTTCATCGCGCGGCAGCATCCGGACGGCCCGCCGCTCGGCTACATCCGGCTCTCCACCCCGGCCACCGGCGACAACTTCCAGTCGCGGAGCTACCTCGGCGCCGGACGGTACGAGGATTTGCTGGCCACACAAGGTGTCGAGCCAGGTCGCGTCTTCGAGCACAGCAGGCTCGTCGTCGAGCACCGATCCCGGAAACTGGGGCTCGGACAGTACCTCAACGCGCTCGCGATCGGCGCCGCGCACCACCTCGGCGCCCACGCCATGATCGGCACGTCGGGCACGAAGGACGGCCAGGACCGTTTCCACGAGCAGTTCGGTTTCCGCGCCATGCCGGGCACCCGCCGTTATGTCGAGCAGTACACCGAAGACGTGGTGATCATGTTCCACCTTGCCGCCGACGGCGGTGGACGGCACCACGACCTCGTCACCCGGCTCCGGGACGAATTCCCGCGGATCGCCGCCTCCGCTCCGGCCGCGCTCACGGGCGGTTCGCCGTCGGGAAGGGCCGCGCCCGCCGCGCTCGCCGACGTCTCCGGACCCGATCGCGACCGGTGGCGGCCGACCCTGCTCGCACCCCGCGATCCGGAGGATTTCGCGGCCCTGACGGCATTGCTGGCCACCGGTGACGTCCGCGAGGTCCACGACACCATCGACGAACAGCTCGCCGAACTGATCCGCAGCCGCGAACCGTCGTGCCGGGACGCGGCCGAAATCGAGGACAGGAAACGGGAACAGCTCGCCGGACTGGCGAACTGGGAGTACGGCACGTGGGCCTGGTACCCGTGGTCGCGGCGGCTGGTGCACATCCTGCCGCGCGACGAATTCCGGCTCGTGCGCACGGATCGCAACCGCGGCAAGGTCGACCGGCCCGAACAACGCCGCCTGCTCGGCAAGCGCATCGGGATCATCGGTCTCTCGGTCGGCAACAGCGCGGCGCTCACGTTCGCGCTCGAAGGCATCGGCGGCGCCTACGCGCTGGCGGACTTCGACGATTTCAGTCTGTCCAACCTGAACCGGCTGCGCGCGGGCGTGCACGAACTCGGGGTCAACAAAGCGGTCCTGTCCGCGCGCCAGATGTTCGAGATCGACCCGTACCTCGACATCGAGATCCACCGCGGCGGCTTGACCGAGGACAACATCGAGGCGTTCTTCACCGGCGGGATCGACCTCCTGATCGAGGAGTGCGACACCCCGTGGGTCAAGGTCGCGGCCCGCGAATACGCGCGTGACCTGCGCATCCCGGTCGTCATGGACTGCAACGACCGCGGCATGCTCGACGTCGAACGCTTCGACCTCGAGCCGGACCGGCCGCTGCTGCACGGCCTGCTCGGCGACATCAAATCCGTGGACGTCGCCGAGCTGAGCCATCAGGAGAAGGTCGACCTGATCCTCGCCATGGTCGACGCCCGCCGGATCAGCCCGGAGCTGGCGGCGTCCTTCGGCGAACTCGGCCGCACGCTGAGCAGCTGGCCGCAACTGGCCTCCGGGGTCGCGCTGGGCGGCGCGCTCTGCGGCGAGGCCGCGCGGCGCATCCTGCTCGGCCTGCCTTGCGCGTCCGGCCGGTTCTACACCGATCTCGACCGCCAGCTCAGCCCGGAGCGGAGCACCGTCACGTGA
- a CDS encoding SDR family NAD(P)-dependent oxidoreductase encodes MLDLTGTTTLVTGASGGIGQGIALRFAEAGGAVAVHYHRDEASALAVVERIRAAGGTATAFAADLTDDDACRRLVAAAAAWTGRLDTLVNNAGVQPVEPLPGMSAESWQAVLDANLTSAFSCTQAAAEVMDGGSVIHIASIEADRPAPGHAHYSSAKAALVMHARAAALEYGPRGIRVNSVSPGLIDRSGLDDAWPEGVRRWEQAAPLGRLGTPGDVANACLFLASPLAGWITGHNLTVDGGVSAHPTW; translated from the coding sequence ATGCTCGACCTGACCGGCACCACGACCCTCGTCACCGGAGCGAGTGGCGGCATCGGCCAGGGCATCGCGCTGCGCTTCGCCGAGGCGGGCGGCGCGGTCGCCGTGCACTACCACCGTGACGAGGCCTCGGCGCTCGCCGTCGTCGAGCGGATCCGAGCGGCGGGCGGCACCGCCACGGCCTTCGCCGCCGACCTCACCGACGACGACGCGTGCCGACGGCTCGTGGCCGCCGCCGCGGCCTGGACCGGTCGGCTGGACACCCTGGTCAACAACGCCGGCGTGCAGCCGGTCGAGCCGTTGCCGGGGATGTCGGCGGAAAGCTGGCAGGCCGTCCTCGACGCGAACCTCACCAGCGCGTTCTCGTGCACGCAGGCCGCGGCCGAGGTGATGGACGGCGGCAGCGTCATCCACATCGCCTCGATCGAGGCGGACCGGCCCGCGCCGGGGCACGCGCACTACAGCAGCGCGAAGGCCGCGCTGGTCATGCACGCGCGCGCCGCCGCGCTCGAATACGGCCCCCGGGGTATCCGCGTCAACAGCGTCTCCCCCGGTCTCATCGACCGTTCCGGACTCGACGACGCCTGGCCGGAGGGTGTCCGCCGCTGGGAACAGGCCGCGCCACTCGGCAGGCTCGGCACCCCCGGCGACGTCGCGAACGCCTGCCTGTTCCTCGCCTCACCGCTCGCGGGGTGGATCACGGGACACAACCTGACCGTGGACGGCGGCGTATCCGCCCATCCCACCTGGTAG
- a CDS encoding glycosyltransferase 87 family protein encodes MSPVTSRGRAWWSVGAFAALVLACAVAWATAGDSHSDLEIYRFGVDELWSGGDLYGALPLSEAGIPLLFIYPPFAALALTPLASVPWTVAVLLLFALSLAALGITFHAIVRTLWPSGDKRKALLVASLAITPALFLEPVRQTLGFGQINLLLMGLVAADCLLARGRYRGIGVGLAAAIKLTPMAFVLFFLVRKDFRGALTAMGTFVAASAVAFAVAPEASARYWFGGLAGASGISGTSFHTNQTLQAVLARFGAESAKPLWLVLTGVLLVLVTLTMRRSAAVPALLLNATFALLISPTSWSHHWVWIAPALFTTAACAVLHRRDRRRAVAWLAATGIGATIFVAAPFRYFPAFDRPGQTWTTAQQWLGNCYVLAGLIFLVVAGALALRKGSRCST; translated from the coding sequence ATGTCTCCAGTCACGTCGCGCGGTCGGGCCTGGTGGTCGGTCGGCGCGTTCGCCGCCCTGGTGCTGGCGTGCGCCGTGGCCTGGGCGACGGCGGGTGATTCCCACAGTGACCTCGAGATCTACCGCTTCGGAGTCGACGAACTGTGGAGCGGCGGCGACCTCTACGGCGCCTTGCCGCTTTCCGAGGCGGGCATCCCGCTGCTGTTCATCTACCCGCCGTTCGCCGCGCTGGCGCTCACCCCGCTGGCGTCGGTGCCCTGGACCGTCGCGGTGCTCCTGCTGTTCGCGCTCAGCCTGGCCGCGCTGGGGATCACCTTCCACGCGATCGTCCGCACGCTGTGGCCGTCCGGGGACAAGCGGAAGGCGCTGCTCGTCGCGTCGCTGGCGATCACGCCGGCGCTCTTCCTCGAACCGGTCCGCCAGACGCTCGGCTTCGGCCAGATCAACCTGCTGCTGATGGGGCTCGTCGCGGCCGACTGCCTGCTGGCGCGGGGCCGCTACCGCGGTATCGGCGTCGGCCTCGCCGCGGCCATCAAGCTGACACCCATGGCGTTCGTGCTGTTCTTCCTGGTACGCAAGGACTTCCGTGGCGCGCTGACCGCGATGGGGACGTTCGTGGCCGCCTCGGCCGTCGCGTTCGCCGTCGCCCCGGAGGCCTCCGCGCGTTACTGGTTCGGCGGGCTCGCCGGAGCGTCGGGGATCAGCGGCACCTCGTTCCACACCAACCAGACCCTGCAGGCGGTGCTCGCGCGGTTCGGCGCCGAGTCCGCCAAGCCGCTGTGGCTCGTCCTCACCGGCGTCCTGCTGGTGCTGGTGACGCTGACGATGCGCCGCTCGGCGGCGGTGCCGGCGCTGCTGCTGAACGCGACGTTCGCCCTGCTCATCTCGCCGACGTCGTGGTCGCATCACTGGGTGTGGATCGCCCCGGCGCTGTTCACCACCGCCGCTTGCGCGGTGCTCCATCGCCGGGATCGACGGCGGGCGGTGGCCTGGCTCGCCGCCACCGGGATCGGCGCCACGATCTTCGTCGCGGCGCCGTTCCGGTACTTCCCCGCCTTCGACCGGCCGGGCCAGACGTGGACGACCGCCCAGCAGTGGCTGGGGAACTGCTACGTCCTCGCGGGCCTGATCTTCCTGGTCGTCGCGGGTGCGCTCGCGCTGCGGAAGGGATCCCGATGCTCGACCTGA
- a CDS encoding AraC family transcriptional regulator, translated as MRGTTVLPRTPCLKPKAGELPLHRLEVRSPDALPFTVGTFDTIGPMSRAAFPHRHTFYEIVHVTGGAGDHVVDFTRWELGPPQLAVITPGQVHHWDARDLSGFVVLFTDDFLLEHPADRETLRRLSQQPWRLDERAAEETARLVAELDEEFRCGGQGTDSVLRALMHVLIVRAGRLPGLADPRPPARAQAVGTEFARLLGRPDLGLWSVGALAERIGVTPGYLTDAVKTATGRTAAQLMREARTREAKRFLLGTDLTVRQVASRVGFADPAYFCRFFRRETGLSPGDYRRTGDAAPEIHHD; from the coding sequence ATGCGCGGAACGACGGTATTGCCCAGGACGCCTTGCCTGAAACCGAAGGCGGGGGAATTGCCCTTGCATCGGCTGGAGGTCCGCTCGCCGGACGCCTTGCCGTTCACGGTCGGTACCTTCGACACGATCGGGCCGATGTCGAGGGCCGCTTTCCCACATCGGCACACTTTCTACGAAATAGTCCACGTCACCGGCGGTGCCGGTGACCACGTCGTCGATTTCACGCGCTGGGAATTGGGGCCGCCGCAACTCGCGGTCATAACACCGGGGCAGGTACATCATTGGGATGCCCGCGATCTCAGCGGATTCGTCGTGTTGTTCACCGACGACTTCCTGCTCGAACATCCGGCGGATCGCGAAACCCTGCGGCGGCTGAGTCAGCAGCCGTGGCGGCTCGACGAACGCGCGGCCGAGGAGACGGCGCGGCTGGTCGCCGAATTGGACGAGGAATTCCGTTGTGGCGGGCAGGGTACCGATTCGGTGCTGCGTGCCCTGATGCACGTGCTGATCGTGCGGGCGGGAAGGCTGCCGGGGCTGGCGGATCCGCGCCCGCCCGCCAGGGCACAGGCGGTGGGAACGGAATTCGCGCGGCTGCTCGGCAGGCCCGATCTCGGACTCTGGTCGGTGGGCGCGCTCGCGGAACGGATCGGTGTCACGCCGGGATACCTGACGGACGCGGTGAAAACGGCGACCGGCCGGACGGCGGCGCAATTGATGCGCGAGGCGAGGACTCGGGAGGCGAAACGGTTCCTGCTCGGCACCGATCTCACCGTGCGGCAGGTCGCCAGCCGGGTCGGATTCGCGGATCCGGCTTATTTCTGCCGGTTCTTCCGACGGGAAACGGGGTTGAGCCCCGGAGATTATCGCCGGACCGGAGACGCCGCCCCCGAGATTCACCACGACTGA
- a CDS encoding carbohydrate-binding protein yields the protein MDEENKLSRKTVLKAALIAGVAAPVALIGGPALARTTVASGQVPELTPTCDDGDDPTIPQTEGPYFKPNSPQRTSLVTGSTPGTRLTVSGFVFGLGCLPIARALLDFWQADVNGNYDNVGYTFRGHQFTNDQGAFSLSTIVPGLYPGRTRHIHVKVQAPGRPILTTQLYFPNEPRNNTDTIFDPRLLMTVRDQPPGKQASFDFVLNVPQTPTSTRPTTSQPTTSNPTTSNPPTSTSNPPGGTTWAAGTGYSAGARVTYSGRGFVCLQGHTAQPGWEPPNTPALWRAE from the coding sequence ATGGACGAAGAGAACAAGCTCAGCCGAAAGACTGTGCTGAAGGCCGCGCTCATCGCGGGTGTCGCGGCCCCGGTCGCGCTGATCGGTGGCCCCGCCCTCGCACGCACCACCGTCGCGAGCGGGCAGGTACCCGAGCTGACCCCGACCTGTGACGACGGCGACGACCCGACCATTCCGCAGACCGAAGGTCCCTATTTCAAGCCGAACTCGCCGCAGCGCACCTCGCTGGTCACGGGGAGCACGCCGGGCACGAGGCTCACCGTCTCGGGCTTCGTCTTCGGTCTCGGCTGCTTGCCGATCGCGCGGGCACTGCTGGACTTCTGGCAGGCCGACGTCAACGGCAACTACGACAACGTGGGGTACACCTTCCGCGGTCACCAGTTCACGAACGACCAGGGCGCGTTCTCGCTGAGCACGATCGTGCCCGGTCTGTACCCCGGCCGTACGCGGCACATCCACGTCAAGGTGCAGGCGCCGGGCAGGCCGATCCTGACCACGCAGCTCTACTTCCCCAACGAGCCGCGCAACAACACCGACACGATCTTCGACCCGAGGCTGCTGATGACGGTGCGCGACCAGCCGCCCGGCAAGCAGGCCTCGTTCGACTTCGTGCTGAACGTGCCGCAGACGCCGACGTCGACCCGGCCGACCACGTCGCAGCCGACCACCTCGAACCCGACGACCTCCAACCCGCCCACCTCGACCTCCAACCCGCCCGGCGGGACGACCTGGGCGGCGGGAACCGGCTATTCCGCGGGCGCCCGGGTCACCTACAGCGGTCGCGGTTTCGTGTGCTTGCAGGGGCACACCGCCCAGCCCGGCTGGGAGCCGCCGAACACGCCCGCGTTGTGGCGCGCGGAGTGA